The following proteins are co-located in the Candidatus Binatia bacterium genome:
- a CDS encoding sialate O-acetylesterase, whose protein sequence is MAGIGDPTCTTLYEHYGSPWPLLATEIMADQLVPVGIINWSVGASSLSYWVDGGQFYTLLVNTVTAAGTGGCEAMVLYEGEANSGNKTCAGGTDAGLTCTIDADCPSSTCVPPTLSYIETAIQSTATAAYRDLGSVLFPIQVGGSSIGGVPYIDTVRLGIQTLWSTGTHVAGGITMYDQTPYGLHYMTTASLQTIANRTFAAIQAALWGGPDGAGPVPSSVQMLGDRRSIVVTYTDNTLPITSSGSLATVAWTINDNGTTHPSSTVTISASNQITIVAPSPLTGIGTTLTYASDNTAMGAVVPTDSSTFNLPAQITIAQAVTPTLIPCVGDCNGNGHVTVDEILTMVNIALGNANISACTAGDANKNGQITVDEILTAVNNALNGCQLV, encoded by the coding sequence GTGGCTGGAATTGGCGATCCCACTTGCACAACACTGTATGAGCATTACGGCTCGCCGTGGCCGTTGCTCGCGACCGAGATCATGGCTGATCAGCTCGTTCCGGTCGGTATCATCAACTGGTCGGTGGGCGCCTCGTCACTTTCGTACTGGGTGGACGGTGGACAATTCTATACTTTGTTGGTCAACACCGTCACCGCCGCCGGGACGGGCGGCTGTGAAGCGATGGTCCTCTATGAGGGCGAAGCGAACTCGGGGAATAAGACATGCGCAGGTGGAACTGACGCCGGGCTGACGTGCACGATCGACGCAGACTGCCCAAGTAGCACCTGCGTACCACCGACGTTGAGCTACATCGAGACGGCGATCCAATCGACCGCCACCGCCGCATACCGGGACCTCGGATCTGTGCTCTTCCCCATCCAGGTCGGTGGCTCGTCCATCGGCGGAGTCCCGTACATCGATACGGTACGCCTCGGTATCCAGACTCTTTGGTCCACCGGTACGCACGTTGCTGGCGGGATCACGATGTACGACCAGACGCCTTACGGCTTGCATTACATGACCACCGCGAGCCTGCAGACGATCGCGAACCGGACCTTCGCGGCGATTCAAGCGGCCCTGTGGGGTGGGCCAGACGGCGCCGGTCCGGTCCCGAGCAGCGTGCAAATGCTGGGCGACCGACGAAGCATCGTCGTAACATACACAGACAACACTTTACCGATCACCTCCAGCGGCTCGCTAGCAACCGTTGCGTGGACTATCAATGACAACGGCACTACGCATCCTTCCTCGACCGTGACCATCAGCGCGAGCAATCAGATTACGATTGTAGCGCCGTCGCCGCTGACCGGGATCGGCACCACGCTCACCTACGCCAGCGACAACACAGCGATGGGCGCGGTCGTGCCTACCGATTCGAGCACCTTTAATCTCCCAGCCCAGATTACTATCGCGCAGGCCGTCACACCAACCCTGATACCCTGCGTGGGCGACTGTAACGGCAACGGGCACGTCACCGTCGATGAGATCCTGACGATGGTGAACATCGCCCTCGGCAACGCAAACATCTCCGCCTGCACGGCGGGCGATGCCAACAAGAACGGGCAGATCACCGTCGATGAGATCCTCACCGCGGTGAACAACGCGCTGAATGGGTGCCAGCTGGTGTGA
- a CDS encoding helix-turn-helix transcriptional regulator — translation MGRHKFSRAFGTVVRRRRHALALSQEALAELADIHPMHVGYIERSQRSPSIDVAERLAWALGLPISTLMAETEREWGGRAPHERRTVPTKRRHRVS, via the coding sequence ATGGGGCGGCACAAGTTCTCAAGGGCGTTCGGAACCGTCGTCAGGCGCCGACGCCACGCTCTCGCGCTCTCGCAAGAAGCGTTAGCGGAACTTGCTGATATCCACCCGATGCACGTCGGGTACATTGAACGGAGCCAACGCAGCCCGAGCATCGACGTGGCGGAGCGGCTCGCTTGGGCGCTGGGCTTGCCGATATCGACGCTGATGGCGGAAACCGAACGGGAATGGGGCGGGAGGGCGCCTCATGAACGCCGAACGGTGCCAACGAAACGCCGACATCGTGTGAGCTAG
- a CDS encoding type II toxin-antitoxin system RelE/ParE family toxin, whose translation MAMAQHRRHWRDYRTAGGSRPVKEFFDSLTDEEAAEVVAAMKEIATAGLRAARHLRGDIHEVRADAANRTFRVLFAAEGRFGQVLLSLSGFTKKTQKTPSKEIERAERRLRDWRGRGKSGHRTVAHAT comes from the coding sequence ATGGCGATGGCCCAACACCGGCGCCACTGGCGCGACTACCGAACCGCCGGCGGCTCGCGGCCGGTGAAAGAGTTCTTCGATTCCCTCACAGACGAAGAGGCGGCTGAGGTCGTTGCGGCGATGAAGGAGATTGCCACGGCTGGGCTGCGCGCTGCCCGCCACCTCCGGGGGGACATCCACGAGGTGCGCGCTGACGCCGCCAACCGCACGTTTCGCGTCCTATTTGCGGCTGAGGGACGCTTCGGTCAGGTCTTGCTCTCCCTGTCAGGCTTCACCAAGAAGACTCAGAAGACGCCGAGCAAGGAAATCGAGCGCGCCGAACGCCGCCTCCGCGACTGGCGAGGTCGAGGTAAATCAGGACACAGGACAGTAGCTCACGCAACATAG
- a CDS encoding helix-turn-helix transcriptional regulator — protein sequence MAKAKDFLNEIVSERTAKNGAFPRLVAEAEARRSLARKLASKRAKRGLSQTVVAARMGTSASVVSKLESGADVKLSTLQRYYSAIGEELTISSLPI from the coding sequence ATGGCTAAGGCGAAAGACTTCCTGAACGAAATCGTAAGCGAACGAACCGCGAAGAACGGGGCGTTCCCCCGCTTGGTCGCCGAGGCGGAGGCGCGCCGCAGCCTCGCCCGCAAGCTGGCCTCGAAGCGTGCAAAACGGGGGCTCAGCCAGACGGTGGTTGCGGCGCGCATGGGGACCTCTGCGTCCGTTGTCAGCAAGCTTGAATCAGGCGCCGACGTGAAACTGTCGACCTTGCAACGGTACTACTCCGCGATTGGCGAAGAGTTGACGATCTCGTCTTTGCCGATCTGA
- a CDS encoding antitoxin family protein, with protein MLLPPKLPHRCLNVGNCQLCATERLMGNAQGRFEPIVWRQSRWAPLVYVPSTGMTKPIEAIYEGGVLRPLEAIDLTERQHVRVVVQPVPAAPGEEDWLDTECVQQCAGEADERISLESVRRAMSKIHGSLTADFLQERADR; from the coding sequence GTGTTGCTTCCTCCGAAGCTTCCGCACCGCTGCCTCAACGTCGGCAATTGTCAGCTGTGTGCCACGGAACGCCTCATGGGCAACGCGCAGGGCCGCTTCGAGCCGATCGTCTGGCGACAGTCGCGCTGGGCGCCACTCGTGTATGTACCATCGACCGGTATGACCAAGCCCATTGAAGCCATCTACGAGGGCGGTGTGCTGCGGCCGTTGGAAGCGATCGATCTCACAGAGCGGCAGCACGTGCGGGTGGTTGTGCAGCCGGTACCCGCTGCGCCCGGTGAAGAAGATTGGTTGGATACCGAGTGCGTGCAACAGTGTGCGGGCGAGGCCGACGAGCGCATCAGTCTGGAATCCGTTCGGCGGGCCATGTCCAAGATCCACGGTTCGCTGACGGCGGACTTCCTGCAGGAGCGGGCTGATCGTTGA
- a CDS encoding phasin family protein, protein MTAKTAKAGSWRKALPRRLAELRRTTERSVRKGLDETLDLLPPVPRKVLKRLTANVDRARDDLEKTGNRLVAEARKRAERFAEDMQKRVESSVGPLMNRLDVASRKDVDRLQRRLHELERRIHSHGHASPPA, encoded by the coding sequence ATGACCGCGAAAACCGCAAAAGCCGGGAGCTGGAGGAAGGCCTTGCCACGACGGCTGGCTGAGTTGCGCCGCACGACCGAGCGCAGTGTGCGCAAGGGATTGGACGAAACCTTGGATCTGCTTCCGCCCGTTCCGCGCAAGGTGCTGAAGCGTCTGACGGCAAACGTCGACCGGGCTCGCGACGACTTGGAGAAGACCGGCAACCGGTTGGTGGCCGAGGCGCGCAAACGTGCCGAACGCTTCGCCGAGGATATGCAGAAGCGGGTCGAAAGCTCGGTGGGGCCGTTGATGAATCGGCTCGATGTGGCGTCCCGGAAAGACGTTGATCGGCTGCAGCGGCGCCTGCATGAGTTGGAGCGCCGGATCCATTCGCACGGCCACGCCAGCCCGCCTGCGTGA
- a CDS encoding zinc ribbon domain-containing protein, producing MPIYEYRCSKCGQFEIVQRITEPVLKRCPTCQAKVTKLISTTSFQLKGTGWYITDYGRKDSGNTTGKAGKEASETKAESSTASATSTKSEKSEKSEKPSKSTESAAA from the coding sequence ATGCCAATCTACGAGTACCGATGCAGCAAGTGCGGGCAATTCGAGATCGTGCAACGAATCACCGAGCCCGTGTTGAAGCGCTGTCCAACCTGTCAAGCGAAGGTCACGAAGTTGATCTCCACCACCTCCTTTCAGCTCAAAGGAACTGGCTGGTACATTACGGACTACGGCCGTAAGGACAGTGGCAACACGACAGGCAAGGCGGGCAAGGAAGCCTCCGAAACCAAGGCTGAAAGCTCGACGGCGAGCGCGACCAGCACGAAGAGCGAAAAGAGCGAGAAGAGCGAGAAGCCGAGCAAGTCGACGGAATCCGCCGCCGCCTGA
- a CDS encoding DUF167 domain-containing protein: MAQPSTLRLQVHLQPRASRNRIVSRQDDTIKVQVHAPPVAGAANAALIELLAETLGVPRRAIRIVRGETGRTKLIEVQSSDVAACRQRLAQALQPRVDKQEARE; encoded by the coding sequence ATGGCTCAGCCGTCCACTTTGCGGCTGCAGGTCCATCTCCAGCCCCGTGCCAGCCGGAACCGCATCGTGAGTCGCCAGGACGACACCATCAAGGTGCAGGTTCACGCGCCCCCGGTCGCCGGCGCGGCCAACGCGGCGCTCATCGAGCTGCTCGCAGAGACGTTGGGCGTGCCACGGCGCGCTATCCGCATTGTGCGCGGGGAAACGGGTCGGACCAAGCTGATCGAAGTCCAGAGCAGTGATGTGGCAGCCTGCCGCCAGCGCCTGGCGCAAGCGCTGCAGCCTCGCGTTGACAAACAAGAAGCCCGTGAGTAA
- a CDS encoding YggT family protein produces the protein MFIFSNFLGAMASVLQLILTLYMWVIIARALISWVNPDPHNPIVRFLYNATEPLLYRVRRSLPMFAGGIDFSPLIVIVAIYFLQAFLVQSLHDLAISIR, from the coding sequence ATGTTCATCTTCTCGAATTTTCTGGGGGCAATGGCTTCCGTCCTCCAACTGATCCTGACCTTATATATGTGGGTCATCATCGCCCGCGCCCTCATCTCGTGGGTGAATCCCGATCCCCATAACCCGATCGTGCGCTTTCTCTACAATGCCACCGAACCACTCCTCTATCGTGTGCGCCGCAGCCTGCCGATGTTCGCCGGTGGCATCGATTTTTCGCCGCTCATCGTGATCGTGGCCATATACTTCTTGCAAGCGTTTCTCGTGCAAAGCCTCCACGACCTGGCCATCTCGATCCGGTGA
- a CDS encoding flippase-like domain-containing protein: protein MGFAVLVLLFVFSDTRKLWQTASALDPWLLLIPFACALASYVVMALSYQGIARAAGSHVPFWEMLKITFVANTANYVVSTGGLSGFALRLYFFLQLSIPSGTAVIISLVQTFITNVVLLVFVVVGFAYLMAAHNLHGYALGTTTALLVVFTLAGGVAVLLLLHRGLRRRTLFIMAETVHWFLHRFFPRHKPGRMSIWRFQRNLNRGIEFLLLRKRRMVVPTLWIVADWIFTLLILYGAFVAVHHRIPMSFVVVGFAVGIVLSLVSFVPGGLGVMEGSMAAIFSSLSVPFETAVVAVLIFRVAYYILPMIISVFFFRRMLAQGTRGAPQVTP, encoded by the coding sequence TTGGGTTTTGCAGTTTTAGTTTTGTTGTTCGTCTTCTCCGACACTCGCAAGCTGTGGCAAACAGCGTCGGCGCTCGACCCATGGTTACTCCTGATCCCGTTTGCCTGTGCGCTGGCGAGTTACGTGGTGATGGCACTGTCGTACCAGGGGATCGCCCGCGCCGCCGGGTCTCACGTGCCCTTCTGGGAGATGCTCAAGATCACCTTCGTCGCCAATACGGCCAACTACGTGGTGTCGACGGGGGGACTGAGCGGTTTTGCGCTGCGGCTGTACTTTTTCCTGCAGCTTTCGATCCCTTCCGGTACGGCGGTGATCATCTCTCTCGTCCAGACGTTCATTACGAACGTGGTCCTGCTGGTCTTCGTCGTTGTGGGCTTCGCATACTTGATGGCGGCGCACAATCTGCACGGCTATGCCCTGGGCACCACGACAGCGTTGCTCGTCGTCTTTACCCTGGCAGGCGGCGTGGCCGTGCTGCTGCTTCTCCATCGCGGCTTGCGCCGCCGCACCCTCTTCATCATGGCCGAGACGGTGCACTGGTTTCTGCACCGCTTCTTCCCGCGCCACAAGCCGGGACGGATGAGCATTTGGCGGTTTCAACGGAATCTCAACCGCGGCATCGAGTTCCTCCTGCTGCGCAAGCGGCGCATGGTGGTGCCCACGTTGTGGATCGTCGCCGATTGGATATTCACTCTCTTGATTCTGTATGGTGCGTTCGTGGCCGTGCACCACCGCATCCCGATGAGCTTCGTGGTGGTCGGCTTCGCGGTGGGGATTGTCCTGTCTCTGGTGTCGTTTGTGCCCGGGGGACTGGGGGTGATGGAAGGCTCTATGGCCGCGATCTTCAGCAGTCTGTCGGTGCCCTTCGAGACCGCGGTGGTGGCGGTGTTGATCTTCCGCGTCGCCTACTACATCCTGCCGATGATCATCAGCGTGTTCTTCTTCCGCCGCATGCTGGCGCAGGGAACCCGCGGCGCCCCGCAAGTTAC